A part of Salvelinus alpinus chromosome 23, SLU_Salpinus.1, whole genome shotgun sequence genomic DNA contains:
- the LOC139551226 gene encoding inhibin beta A chain-like, giving the protein MPSLAALAGVLALLLARLQTGCGSPTLAGPLAAVDVAMPEQGLVEETQVTHCPSCVLAQMRRGYDPVPPGFESASESVSLALAQTSGQTDMVEAVKRHILNMLHLSARPNITHPVPRAALLNAIKKLHVGRVGEDGRVEIQEEGPGGAGGEWAALPEPPSEIITFAEPGNSPSAMTFDISKEGSELSVVEQANVWLFLKLVKGKGRAKGKVNIQLLQRRRQKPKAPGSASTSTETQGEEEELVSEKMVDTRRSGWHTLPVPRSIQSLLDAGGRVLDLRVSCPLCTEVGAKPVLVPTEDEQPGQEREQSHRPFLMVVLRPGEEEHAHRRAKRGLECDDKMHMCCKRQFYVNFKDIGWNDWIIAPPGYHANYCEGDCPSHVASITGSSLSFHSTVINHYRMRGYPPFQNIKSCCVPTRLRAMSMLYYNEEQKIIKKDIQNMIVDECGCS; this is encoded by the exons ATGCCCTCGTTAGCCGCGTTGGCCGGGGTGCTGGCGTTGCTTCTGGCCAGGCTTCAGACAGGATGTGGCTCCCCTACTTTGGCTGGACCTCTGGCAGCGGTGGATGTGGCCATGCCAGAGCAGGGGCTGGTGGAGGAGACCCAGGTGACCCACTGTCCGTCCTGTGTGCTGGCCCAGATGAGGAGGGGTTATGACCCGGTCCCTCCTGGATTTGAATCAGCATCTGAATCTGTGTCTTTGGCTTTGGCTCAGACTTCGGGCCAGACGGACATGGTGGAAGCGGTGAAGCGGCACATCCTCAACATGCTCCACCTGAGTGCACGGCCCAACATCACGCACCCGGTGCCGCGCGCTGCCCTGCTCAACGCCATCAAGAAATTACACGTTGGCCGTGTGGGTGAGGACGGCAGGGTGGAGATCCAGGAGGAGGGACCGGGGGGCGCTGGCGGTGAGTGGGCGGCGCTGCCCGAGCCGCCATCCGAGATCATCACCTTTGCCGAGCCAG GCAACTCTCCATCTGCCATGACCTTTGACATTTCCAAGGAGGGCAGCGAGCTCTCGGTGGTGGAGCAGGCCAACGTGTGGCTCTTCCTGAAGCTGGTCAAGGGGAAAGGGCGAGCCAAGGGAAAAGTGAACATCCAGCTTCTGCAGCGCCGCCGGCAGAAGCCGAAAGCTCCAGGCTCTGCCTCCACCTCCACCGAGACCCAGGGCGAGGAGGAGGAGTTGGTGTCGGAGAAGATGGTGGACACACGGCGCAGCGGCTGGCATACTCTTCCCGTGCCACGCAGCATCCAGTCCCTGCTGGATGCCGGTGGCAGAGTCCTGGACCTGCGAGTCTCCTGCCCACTGTGCACCGAGGTGGGTGCCAAACCCGTCTTGGTCCCCACCGAGGACGAGCAACCGGGACAGGAGCGGGAACAGTCCCACCGGCCGTTCCTCATGGTCGTACTGCGGCCTGGCGAGGAGGAACACGCTCACCGCCGTGCCAAACGAGGCCTGGAGTGCGACGACAAGATGCACATGTGCTGCAAGAGGCAGTTCTATGTCAACTTCAAGGACATCGGCTGGAACGACTGGATCATCGCGCCACCGGGCTACCACGCCAACTACTGCGAGGGTGACTGCCCCAGCCATGTAGCCAGCATCACTGGTTCCTCGCTGTCCTTTCACTCCACTGTCATCAACCACTACCGCATGCGGGGCTACCCGCCCTTCCAGAACATCAAGTCATGCTGCGTGCCCACGCGACTACGCGCCATGTCCATGCTCTACTACAACGAGGAGCAGAAGATCATCAAGAAGGACATCCAGAACATGATCGTGGACGAGTGCGGCTGCTCGTAA